The Aedes aegypti strain LVP_AGWG unplaced genomic scaffold, AaegL5.0 Primary Assembly AGWG_AaegL5_hic_scaff_255_PBJ_arrow, whole genome shotgun sequence DNA window AACTAGTATCGGCTCCTGTCTTAGCACTTTACAATCCATCGCGTGAAACTGAACTACATTGCGATGCTATTCTGAAGGCTTTGGTGGAATTCTAATGCAAAAAACAAGATGATGGGAAATTGCATCCGATTGCTTATTTTTCTAAACGGACAACAGCTGCTGAATCCCGTTATCACAGTTTCGAACTAGAAACATTAGCTATAATTTATTCTCTGCGTAAGTTCCGAATTTACCTAGAGGGTATTCCATTCCGAATTGTTTACGGATTGTAATTCTCTTGCTATGACCTTAAACCGGAAAAAGCATTAATGCTAAAGATCGCCAGGTTGGGCTTTGGAGCTTTGAAAATTACCATTATACCATTCAGCACCGCAGCGGTAAAATTAATGAATCACGTGGATGCTTTGAGTCGTATTCCTGTTAGTAAAAATCCTGTTGTTTCCGGATTAGTCCAGATGATATTGACTTTTCAGTTGCAGTGGCGCTAGGACGTTGATCCGATAATCCTCAAATTAAGAGAAGAGCTTGAGAATGGTATTCTGAAGGATTTTACTTTGGACGATGGATTGGTATACCGTACAACTCCGAATGGGAAGTTCTTGTTTTATGTTCCTGCTGAAATGGAAAGTCACGTTGTACGTAATGTTCATGAAAAGTTGTGCCATCTGGGTATTACGAAGACCTTGGATCAATTGAGAATGCATTATTGGTTTCCGAAAAATGAaggaaaaagttgaaaaatacgTCAAAAATTGTGTTCGTTGTATTATGTATTCCGATTCAAATTTCCGATGGTGCCGAGTTTTGCATAGCATTTCCGAAGAAACCTATTCCGTTCGACACTGTTCATAtcgatcattttggtcacttcCGTCGATTGTATCTAAGAGGAAACACATTCTAGTGATTGTTGATGCGTTTACGAAATATGTAAAGCTGTATGCTGTAAATTCTACGAAGTACGAAAGAAGTTTGTGCCTGTTTAGATAATACTTTGAGTGTTATAGCCGGCCCCGAAGAATTATAAGTGATAGAGGATCCTGTTTCACATCTCTGGAGTTCCGCTGCTTACTTGTTggaaaaataatgttagaacACGTAAAAGTTGCAAACTGCTTCTGCTCAAGCAAATGGGCAGGTTCGAACGTGTTTAATCGTGTTCTCAAATCTATGTTGGGTAGGTATCTGAGCCAGTTCAACATTCCGATTGGACTAAAATGCTGAATAAAGTGGAATTTGCTATGAATAACTCCGTTCATTCCAGTACGCAACCAAACGCCTTCCATTCTGTTATTCGGTGTTTGGTCAAAAGGGACCGGGAGATTGACAGTTTTGTCCGAGTATTTGGAAGATAGGTCAAATTCGGAAGAAATCCGGGATCTACCGGTGTTGCGTGAAAACTGCATCCCGTTACATAGAAAATTCTCAGACCAAAAATTCCTCTTCGTTTGATTAAAACTCATGCAATACCACATAACTTTTACTGAGGGCGAATATGTTGTTATACGGAACGTTTGATACTACGATTGGGActaacaagaaaatttattccCAAATATCGAGGCCCATATCGTATTCATAAGGTACTGCCAAATGATCGTTATGTTATTCGAGATATTGAGAACTGTCAGATATCTCAACTTCCTTATGAACGGTATAATTGAAGCTGCTTCGTATCAAAGAGATGGGCAGACTGGAGGACCCCGTAACAATAAGATGCACTAAAGGAAAGCAACACTTGTCATGTTAATTGTTTGTGTTTTGTGTGTTTATATCATGATCGAGACGATCATTGGTCAGGAATGGCCGAGTTGTAATATTCCGTGTGTTAGATTTATGTATGTTACGACTGATTTTCGACAAGAGTGTATTCCGTCAATTCCCGATTTTGTTCGTTTATCGATTATCGTGTTTccgtttcgattttctgttttagtgtgttttattttgtaaaaccaCCTTTGTATATTTTCTTGACACATTTCCTGTATCATTGTGAGTTTGCTAACCGACACGTTCAGACGCGAAAAATAAAACGTCGAAAGTTCAATCGCGTGTTTTATTTGGACGCCATCTCGacaatgtcaaaaaatattttgaaaagatttatagcaataTAGCCGTAAAAAAACACTAGTGCGattataggggactgtccactaagggaacactgaccctactgtcatttcagatattttccctGATTGTTATCAAAATTCTCTGAGATTTTCAGGTTTTCCAGgttaaataaaattccctgataattctaggtttttccaggtagtagacaccctggagATGCTTCAGAGTCCTAGTGCACCCCTGCGGATTTCTAACGAGAACCTGAAGATTTCTATCAGGCTTTTGAGATATCATAGCGGGAACCTACAAATTTCctttgattttatatgatttGCTTCAAGTTTAACTTCTAAAACATAATCAAAacttaattaaaattaaaatgataAGAAGCTCATTTGTGTATTCTACGAAATAACGGGCCACATTTGTGGATTCGTGCAtacttcatccagctcactgATTGCAGGTTGAGTACCTCTGATCTATACTATTTTGTAAACATTCCTCTATGAATTTCATATTCACATTTCCAAGGAAAATCCAGTTAAGATCTAAGgcaacatttgttttgaaaaaataccatCATTTTTGCGTACAGTGATTGGTATTAGTTGTTTATGctcaatcaatcaatatgaGATTCTTTATTTTGCAAGAAACATATTTATGAAGAGGAAGCTCTTACAAAATTTTGACTAATTCGACgggttttcaagttttttaaattgattaaaaactAACATTCCGTTTTGTAGCACCCATATGTTTTTTCCTAAATACGATATAAAGTATGTGAAACGTCTTCCACAATTAACAATATGGGTCTATAGATTCATGGCATAGTGCTACTCTACATAAATATGCTTTAAAGGGACCGTTCCGAAGTATAATGATGATGAGGATAACATAACAAGATCTTAATGATATtcgtcgtcgcgctgttgtattttgtacaacactgctcaACAAATCTCGCTTCTCATTCACATCCCCAACGTGGTAGTTCTGACGGTGTCAAACCGcacgacgactggaaggttaataccatttattctaaaaaaaaaagaaaaatataggtTTCGATTTTggaaactgaaaatttcgaccttgttgccaaaaacgcAATCCCGCTCTTTATGGTTAAGTCTTAGTTGAACagtctaaaaaaaatgatgggaAAACGGGGTTAAACAGATAGTAGGGCAATATGAGATTTATGATCATGCAATATTCAAAGATCCAGAACAACTAATcttattaattaaattaattaaattgaGACTAAAACGTGCTACACGCTTCAAAATAAAAGCATTCAACAACAAGTTGCGAAAGATTGTGACATTCATTACTTggatttattctacgagtggcgtgaggtgacaattgtcggtgttgTAAGCGAGCTGACAATGCTtcgactcgccgtgtaaatcaattggagagtcacttcactcgagtcgagaatttcACCTCGCTATGCGACACCGCCAATTCTcccctcacgccactcgtagactAAACCCAACTATCTTCTACTTTTTTGGCACTTGCTTACTTTGCCCCACCTCACTAAACAattttaggatatttttttttcaaggtgtTAAATTTTCTAATAGATGTGTAAAATGGCGAGTTTTTCATTGGAAAtccaatgcaaaatttgacctGACAAAactgatttcttcaaaaagcaTTCAAAATTTCACGTCACACctagaaaactcaaaaaaacaCACCAAGTCGTTTTGTTACACCATTCATACGCTTAAGCCTACCCCTCtccccttcgagcgttacgtaatttgttgaAGTCGCCTAATACCTACACCTTTACCCCACTTACGTACAGAGGGTTCAATCTGAGCAAAATCTCAGCAAAAAGAATCAAAAAGTCTATTTGATTAttttaccttttaattccgcaaTAAAAGCCTTTGATTCTTATCTGATAAATTCTGATCTTGATtctttttaatacatttttcagAATCCAGCGCCTAACGTGAACACCGGCGAGGTGGTGCAGAGCTCTACGTCCAACAAGCACAACGAGCACTCGGTCGAAGCTAGTCAGGTGGCTCATGCCCAGAAACCCCCGGCGCAGATCCCCCAGAAGCCAGTGAACAACATCCAGCAGCCACGGAAGTTTTGAACGAGTGATTACGAAAGCATCCACAAACGCAATACGTTTGCAATCTTTTATTTTTCACATCGTACGTCTATTGGTAGTCGATTTAGCGTTTTAAAATTTGCACATTCTAAAGCGATTTTCTTCCGGTTCCTTTGTGGTGGTTTGCCTTCACACCCCACTTTGTGtccctttttttattttagatcttCTTGTTGGTAATGGGAATAGTAACTGTTGCGTTTCACATTTGCTGCTTTATGAATCAGATATAAATACCTACATAAATATCCAACACATATATTTAACACCTGAAGTATGTTGTTTTCTAAGtttgtataaataaatttatataaataaagaACGTTTTATGTGAGTCATATTTAGATTTATGACGCCAAATAAAATTATGTCATTATATTGTGGTGTTATACTAAATAAAACCAATCGAAAGAAAGTGAATTGAAATAAATGCTATtaatgataacacattttgtaGACCAATCAATTTCTTTGTTGTTATCACCAATCAAAAGAGCACAGACCGCTTATCAGAAACATCTTTCTTTATCAATTATTTGCCTGtcctagttttttttatgacaaTAGTGATACATGATTACTAGGTATGTGTTAGtaataaaaacagtttttggaATCTCCTTCAAATAAAATTGCGATTAcgttaaaaaatgtgtaaaatttgATAAGCTAACTTTAGAACTATCGTAAAATGATACcatttgttattttatttttttattgtatctttattaaggagactttcagccagtggctggttcgtctccgtgCTACCATTTGACGCACTCCATTTGCGCGCATTTTTCTAAATATCTTAcgaattttcaaggcttttgatGTCTGTCCTTTTTGTTAATCGTGTATTGATTTGTACCTATTTAGCATTCATACATTATTATTTAACTCTTAATTTTCGTCAACTATGTTTATTCCAATTGCCAAAAATACACGGAATTACAGTTTAAGCTGCGCTAGGTTACGATTTTTATcaagtaaggtaccgcggggcaagtgggtaaatggggtaagtgaaaacaattgatatattttactgaatatgtgaattaacgttttaaactcatgcg harbors:
- the LOC110681033 gene encoding death-associated protein 1-like — its product is MADEDKGKVAGHPPAVKAGGMRIVQHKTPSAERPAKDPVEVIGLSNPAPNVNTGEVVQSSTSNKHNEHSVEASQVAHAQKPPAQIPQKPVNNIQQPRKF